The DNA region ACGAGCGGGTAGCGGCTCTGCCGGTGCTCGCGGATCAGAGCCAGGTTCTCGGGCCACGGCGAATCGGCGCGAAGCACCGCGACGCCGGAGCGCAGCCGCATCGCCTCCGAGACGCGCACGGAGCGCAGGTCGAAGACGTTCTCCATCAGCAGCAGCTGCCGGAACGAGAGCGAGCCCGCGGTCTGCGAGAGCTCCAGGATCACGCGCAGCTCCTGCTCGGTGTGGAGCGGCTCGCTCGCGGGTGTGCCGAATCCGATCAGCCGCAGCACGGCGTTCGCGGCGCCGTTCAGCACCATGAGCGGGACCCAGAGCAGGAAGCGCGTGAGCGCAAGCGGGCGAGCGATGCCGAGCGCCGAGCTCTCCGGCACCCGGATCGCGAGCGACTTCGGCACGAGCTCGCCGAACAGGATGTGCAGGAACGAGACCAAGAGGTACGCGAGCGCGATCGCGGCCCCGTGCGCCCAGGCCCACGAGCCCAGAATCGGCTCGAGCAGAACCGCGAACGCGGGCTCGCCGACGAAGCCGAGGCCGATGCTCGCCAGCGTGATGCCGAGCTGACACACCGACAGGTACTCGTCGAGGTGCGCCTGGATGTGCGCGACCAGGAGCGCGCGCGGATTTCCCTGCTGGACCAGAGCCTCGACCTGGGTCGGCCGGAGCTTCACCATCGCGAACTCCGCGAGCACGAAGAACGCGTTCAGGAGCAGCATCACGACCACGGCGATCAGCGCGGCTCCGGTCGTCACGACGCTACTTCGCCCCTACCCATGCGGACTTGGGCAGCGCGCGGGTTCGGATGCGCGCTCCCTGCGGCTCCAGCACGACGATCTTCGGGTTCTCGTCGTCGCGCCGCAGCTGCAGCTCGAGCGCCAGGCGGCGCCGATCGGCGTCGAGCAGCGACCAGGCGCCCTGCACGGGGGCGCCGAGCACGGTCCACCACGGATCCGTCTCGTCGAGGACCTCCGCCTCGGGCGAGAGCGGCGCGCCGCCGCCCAGCGCGAGCGCCAGACCGCCGTCCTCGAGCGACACCGAGAGCAGCCCCCGGTCGAAGCGAAGCCAGAGCTCGCGCGGCCCGCCGGACTCCACGCGAAGCAGACGGCTGGCTGCGCGCACCAGCTCGGCGAGTTGTGGCTCGGGAAGGCGGTGGACCATGTGCCCCTCACTCTAGCAAGCGGATAGACTCGCGTGCGGAGGAGCGAGGCATTGTTCCAGCGCCTGATCGCGCGGATCTCCGAGTCGCACACGCGCTGGATCGCCTGGGGAATGGCGGTCGGCGTGCTCTCGGGGATCTCCGCGGCGCTCTTCTTCGTCGCACTCGAGTACGCGACCCACCTGACGATGCACGAGCTCGTCGGCGCCGCGCCGCCGGCTCCCCCGGGCGACGCGCTCTTTCCAGCATCGGGCGCGCCGGATGCGGAGCCGCGCCGCTGGCTGCTCTTCCTGCTCCCCGCGCTCGGCGGGCTGCTCTCGGGCCTGCTCGTGTATCGCTTCGCGCCCGAGGCCGAAGGCGCCGGCACCGACGAGATGATCCGCGCGTTCCACCGCGCGCGCGGGGTCGTGCGCCCGCGCGTCCCGCTGGTGAAGGCGTTCGCGACCATCGCCACGCTCGCCAGCGGCGGAAGCGCAGGAAAGGAAGGCCCGGTCGCGCAGATCGGCGGCGGAATCGGCTCGGCGCTTGCGAGCTGGCTCGGGCTCTCCGCGCGCGACCGGCGGATCCTGCTGCTCGCGGGCACGGCCGGCGGGCTCGGCGCGATCTTCCGCGCGCCGCTCGGCTCCGCGATCACCGCGATCGAGGTGCTCTACCGCGAGGACTTCGAGAGCGACGCGCTGATCCCGTGCGTGATCTCGGCCGTCACCGCCTACGTCGTCTTCGTGCTACTGGTCGGCGGGCAGCGCATCTTCGCGGTTCCGGAGTTCCCGCTCTTCTCGCCGATCGAGATTCCCGGCTACGTGGGGCTCGCGCTGCTCTCGGTTCCGGTCGGGCGCGCGTACATCGGCCTGTTCAAGTTCCTGCGCGCGCGCGTCTTCGCGAAGCTCCCGGGGCCGCGCGCGCTCCGCCCGATGCTCGGCGGCGTCTTCGTCGGTGCGATCGGCCTGTTCGTGCCCGAGGTCCTCGGCGTGGGCTGGGGGCATCTGCAGCGCGCGATCGAGGGGCAGATGCTCGTGGGCACGCTCGCGCTGGTCGTGGTCGCGAAGATCGTCGCGACCTGTCTCACCGTCGGATCGGGCGGAAGCGGCGGCGTGTTCGGGCCGACGCTCTTCATCGGCGGAATGCTCGGGGCGCTGGTCGGCTACGGCGGCGCAGCGCTCGCGCCCGCGTTCTTCCCGAACCCGGCAGCCTTCGTGCTGGTCGGCATGGCGAGCTACTTCGCCGGCGTGGCTTCGGCGCCGATCGGCGCGATGCTGATGGTCACCGAGATGACCGGCGGCTACGCGCTGCTTCCGCCGCTGATGCTGGTGTCGGTGCTCGCGATCCTGCTCGCGCGCGGCCGCTCGATCTACGATCAGCAGGTGAAGGACCGCTTCTCCTCGCCAGCGCATCTGGGCGACCTGACGCTGAACGTGCTCGAGGAGATGCGCGTCGCCGACGTGTACCGGAAGTCCGAACGCGTGCCGAGCGTCGAGCCCGGCACGCGCTTCGAGCGCGTGCGCGAGATGGTGCTCGGCTCGGGCGACGCGACCGTGCCGGTGGTCGATTCGGGCGGCCGGCTCGTCGGGCTGCTCACCGCGGAGCAGATCCGACCGGTTCTCGACGAGCGACAGCTCGACGGCTTCGTCGTGGCGGGCGACATCGCCGCAAAGCCGATGGCCCTTCAACCCGACGACGATCTGTTCCGCGCGCACGAGCTGTTCCGCGCTTCGGGATGCCCGCAGATTCCCGTCGTGCTCGCCGCCGATCCCGAGGACCCCTGCGCGGGGCGGATCGTCGGCATGCTCGACTACCGCGACCTGATGCGCGCCTACGAGCGCGAGCTCGCGCGCCGGCGCGAGGCCTGAGCGGCGAAGTCGAAGCTGCTCAGTCGAAGTAGGGCAGCGCCTTCGGGTCGCGCGCGACGCGAAGCGCCTCGCGCAGGTGAAGCGGCAGGGTTCGCCCGAGCGAGAGCTCGGGCAACGCCGCGAGCGGCCAGTACCTCGCGTCGGTCGCCTCGCTTCCCGCAATCGGCTCGGCGTCGGGATCGACCAGCCGCCCCGTGAACACCAGCTTGTGGATGTGGAACAGGTGCGGCGGACAGTCCGGCTGCAGGCGCGTGTCGAATACGCCGGCCAGACGCTGCACGCGCGCGACCACGCCGGCCTCTTCGGCCGCCTCGCGAACCGCAGCGTCCGACGGGCTGTCGCCCACGTCGACGAAGCCGCCCGGCAGCGCCCAGCGCCCGTCCATGCGCTCGCGGACCAGGAGCACCGATTCCCCGCGGAAGAGCGCGAGGCGCACGTCGAGCTTCGGCGTCACGTAGCCCCGGTCCGCGGCGCGGAAGACCAGCTCGAGTCTCTCGGGCTCCGCGGTCGCCCCGTGCGAGGCGAGCCGCGCCGCGAGCGCGAGCAGCTTCTCGTAGCGCTCGCGGTCGAACGGGCCCTCGGTGTAGTGCAGTCCGGTGAGCGCGAGCGCCCGGATCTCGTCGGCCAGCTCGAGCAGCACGCGCGCCACGCTAGAACCGCAGCCGCTCGGGCTCGAGCGCGGCCAGGTCGAGCACGCCCACCGAGTTCTGCCCCGCGACCAGACCCGCGCACTCGCCGGGGTTCCAGATCAGGGTTCCGCTCGATCGCTCGAGCGAGTGGCGGTGCTCGTGGCCGTGCAGGACCACGTCCCGGTCGTGGAGCGCGAGATCGCCGTGCGCGTACCGATCGTGAACGACGGTGATCCGTCGGCCCGCCCAGTGCAGCTCGAGCGGCGGCTCCACCAGCTCGATGCCGAAGTGCCGTGCGGCCCGGCCGAGCGCCTCGCGCTCGACGTCGTTGTTCCCGTACACGCCGACGATCGGCAGCTCGAGCCGGGCCAGCACGCCCAACGTGTCGGGCCGGGTGATGTCCCCGGTGTGGACCACGCGCGATACGCCCGCGCCGCGCAGGAGCTCGACGATCCGCGCCACGTTTCGCGCGTTGTCGTGCGTGTCGCTGATCACCCCGATGCGCATCGCCGCGGAAGGCTAGCATGCTAGAGTGCCCGGCCGATGTCGTCCTCCCCGACACCGCCGCGCGTCTACTTCCGGACGCTTGGCTGCGCCAAGAACCAGGTGGACTCCGAGGTCATGCTCGGGTCGCTCGCGCTCGGCGGCTACGCGATCGCCGAGCAGCTCGCGGATGCCGAGGTCGCGATCGTCAACACCTGCTCGTTCATCCAGGCCGCCCGCGAGGAGTCGATCCAGGAGATCCTCGAGCTCGCGGACTGCAAGCAGCGCGGCGAGCTGCAGGCGCTGGTGGTCGCGGGCTGCCTGCCCCAGCGTTACGGCGCGGATCTCGCCAAGGAGCTGCCCGAGGTCGACGCGTTCGTCGGCACGGGCCAGTTCCAGAACATCGCCCGGATCCTCGACGACGCGCGCTCCGGGCGCTCGCGCGGCGTGTACGTCGACGCCGGACGAACCCATCTCTACGACGAGTCGAGCCCACGGCTGCTGATCGGCGCGCGCCACTCCGCCTACCTGAAGATCGCCGAGGGCTGCGACCGCGTCTGCGCGTTCTGTGCGATCCCGGCGATCCGCGGCCGCTTCCAGAGCCGCACGCTCGACTCGATCGTGGCCGAGGCGCGGCAGCTCGCGGAGCAGGGCGTGCGCGAGGTGAACGTGATCTCGCAGGACACGCTCTCCTGGGGAAAGGACCTGGATGGCCGGCCGCGGATCGACGCCCTGATCCGCGCTCTCGACGCGGTCGACGGGCTGGACTGGGTCCGCCTGCTGTATCTGTATCCGAGCGCGCTCGGCGACGCGGTGATCGACGCGTTCGCGGGAGCCCGGCGGGTCCTGCCCTACATCGACGTTCCGCTGCAGCACGCCAGTGACTCGCAGCTGCGCGCGATGAAGCGCGGAGTCACCGCCGAGCGCCAGCGCCGGCTGGTCGCACGCTTGCGCGAGCGGATTCCGGGCGCGGTCCTGCGCACGACCTTCATCGTCGGCTTTCCCGGCGAGACCGATGCGGACTTCGAGACGCTGTGCGAGTTCGTGCGCGAGACGCGCTTCGAGCGGGTGGGCGTGTTCCGCTACTCCGACGAGGAGGGCACCAGCGCGCAGGCGCTCGGCGAGAAGGTGGCGCGATCGGTCTCGCGCAAGCGGCACCGCGAGCTGATGAAGCTGCAGCGCGGGATCATGCGCGAGCAGCTCTCGGCGCGGATCGGCGAGAGCGTGCGCGTGCTCGTCGATTCGGGATCCGCCGGCTACTCGGTCGGCCGCACCTGGTCGCAGGCGCCCGAGGTCGACGGCTGCGTGATGCTCCGCGGGCGCGCGCGCACGGGCGAGCTCGTGAACGCGCGGATCACGGGCGTTCGCGACGTGGATCTCGAGGCCGAGGTCGTCTCCTAGCGCGCCTCGCGAAGCTCGAGCAGCCGCGACGCGAGCGACGGCACGCTTGCGGTGAGCGGGCAGTCCACCTCGCCCCAGTCGCCGTGTGGATCGAGCAGCAGCGCGTGCAGCCCCGCCGCGCGCGCGCCGACGACGTCGGCCGCGTACATGTCGCCGACGTGGAGCGTGCGCGTCGGGTCGCTGCCGAAGAGCGAGAGCGCGTGGTCGAAGATGCGCGGGTCGGGCTTCTCGAATCCGACCACGTGCGAGTCGACGACCGCGTGCAGGTACGGCCGCAGCCCCGCGCGCGTCAGGCCCTCCTCGACGGTGCCGTCGGCATTCGAGACCACGACCAGCCGGTAGCCGGCCGCGCGCAGCCGCGCGAGCGCCGCGGGCACGCCGGGAATCACGGCCGACCAGAGCTCGAGCGAGCGACCCGGAAAGCGGATCCGCGGCACGAGCGCCGACACCAGAGCGGATCGCGCGTCGTCCGCGAGCGAGAGCGCGCGGCGCAGGACCAGATCGACGTACGCGGAGAACACGTCGCGCCCCTCGGTCGAGCCGCCGCTTGCTACCGCGCGCGAGATCAGCGGCCGGGCCGCGGCCTCGGCGCGCGCGAGCGCGTCCGCGCGGCAGGCATGGCCCAGCGCCGCGAGCTCGCGCGCGACGAGCCCGAAATCCATCGTGATCAGCGTCCCGCCCGCGTCGAGGAAGAGGGTGTCGATCTCGGCCAGCGGAAGCTGGTTCGCGCGCGCGTCCATGCTCAGTCCCCCTTCGGCACGTGCCAGCGCTCGCCGATGGCGAGCACGCGCACGTCCGACGGGTCGCCGCCGGCCTCGCGCACCGCGCGGTCGAGCTCGCGCGGCGGCAGGTCGAGCGGCTCGTCGGTCAGGTCGAACGTGCCCCAGTGGATCGGCACGAGCGTCTTCGCGCGCAGGTCGCGAAACGCCTGGTACGCCTCGGCGGGGTCCATGTGCTGATCCTTCATGAACCAGCGCGGCTCGTACGCGCCGATCGGCAGCAGCGCCACGTCGATCGGGTCGAACTCGCGGCCGTACGCCGCGAAGCCCTGGAAGTAGCCGGTGTCCCCGGCGAAGAAGTAGGTGTACTCGCCCGAGTCGAGCAGCCACGCGCACCAGAGCATCCGGTTCGTGTCGCCGATCGAGCGCCGCGACCAGTGCTGCGACGGCAGGCAGGTGATCGTCCAGCGGCCGCGCTTCGCGCTCTGCCACCAGTCGAGCTCGGTCACGTCGTCGCGGCCGCGCTCGCGGAGGAACTCCCCCATGCCGAGCGGCACGTACCAGCCGACGCTCGCCGGCAGGTTCTCGACCGTCCACGAATCCAGGTGGTCGTAGTGCGAGTGCGACACGACCGCGAACGCGTCCGAGGGGATCGCCTCGAGCGGAACGCCGGGCGGTAGCGCGCGCTCGGGCAGGAGCGCCCGGTCGGAGAAGTGCGGGTCGGTCAGCACCACGTCGTCGCCGTCGTGGATCGCGACGGTCGCGTGTCCGACCCAGGTGAGCTCGGAGGAGTGCTGCATCCCGGCGAGCGAGCGGCCGTCGTTCGCTACGCGTGGAAGCACCGGCGCGGCGCTCTTGTCGGGGGCGTTGCTCGAGAAGCGCCAGCGCAGGAAGTCGACGAAGCTCGTCTCGAACGGGCGCCAGGGATTGAAGAACGTGCCGTCGGGATTCCGGTGGGGCGCGCGCAGCGGATCGACGTCGGTCGACTCGCCGGCGAACGCCGCGCAGGCGAGCAGGGCGATCCCGATTCCGAGCGCGCGGCGCAGCATGGAGCGAGAGAAGCCCGCGGCGGAGCCCCAGTCAAGGACGCAGGTCGAAGCGCCCCCGCAGCTCCGGCGCGATCACCGGACAAGCCTCGTCCTTGCGGCCGAAGACGCGGTAGCGCGAGCGCGCGATCGCGTCGTAGAGCGCGTCGCGCAGGTGCGCCGGGACGAGCGCGAGCACGCGAGCGAACACGCGGTGCGCACCGCCCAGCCGCTCGCCGAGGCGCAGCGCGGCGGCCGAGCGCACGAGCAGGCGACCGTCCGCGGTGCGCACGGCGATCGCGTCGGGAAGGCCCGCGCGTTCCGCCTCGGAGAGCTCCGCGCGAAAGCGCGCTCCGCCGATCGGCGCGAAGCGGAAGCGCGAGCCGTCGCGGTCGCGCGCGAGCAGGTACACGACCGAGCCGTGGCACAGCGCGCAGCCGCCGTCGTAGAAGACCGTGTCGGGCGGCTCGCGCATCCGACTAGCGCGCGGCCGCCGCGCGCGGCGCGCGCAGCCCGAACACGAGCACGACGGCAGCGCCGAAGGCGAAGCCGCCCGCGTGGGCCCACCACGCGACGCCGCCCTGGCCGGGAACCGAGGCCTCCTGCGCGCCCGCGATCACCTGGAAGACGAACCAGAGCCCGAGCCAGACGACCGCGGGAACCGAGATCACGCGCACGATGAAGACGAAGATCACCAGCGTGTGAACGTGCGCGTGCGGGTAGAGCAGCATGTACGCGCCCATCACGGCGGCGATCGCGCCGCTGGCGCCGATCGTGGGCACGATCGACTCGGGGCTCGCGGCCACGTGCGCCAGGCCCGCGACCACGCCGCCCGCGAGGTAGAAGAGCCCGTAGCGGAGGTGCCCGAGGCGATCCTCGACGTTGTCGCCGAAGACCCAGAGGAACAGCATGTTCCCCGCGAAGTGCGCGATGCTCCCGTGCAGGAACATCGAGCTCAGCAGCGGCCGGTAGGGCGCGGAGTCGAGCAGTCCGTCGCGCGCGATCAGCGAGACGAATCGCGACGGCACCAGCGCCCAGTCGTGCAGCAGCGCGTCGATGTCCGCTCCCGCGCGAAGCTCGAGGACGAAGGCGATCGTGCAGAGCGCGATCAACGCGTAGTTCACCAGCGGAGACCGGTGCGAGTGGAGCGTGTCTCGAATCGGGATCATGATTCCGCCGAAATCCGCGCGGAGCGGCTTCGACTCGCGTAAGGTGTCGAATCGAGGAGGCAGGCGAAATGGTCACGATCGGGATGAACTACACGGTCCTCGAGGGGAAGGGGCAGATCTTCGAGGACGCGTGCGCGCGCGTGATCGAGACCATGAAGGGCATCGACGGTCACTCCGAGTCGCGCCTGTTCAAGGAGGTGGGCCCGGACGCGCGGACCTACCTGATCGTCTCGGTCTGGGCCAGCGAGGAGGCGTTCCGCGCCTTCATCGCCTCCGACGCGTTCAAGAAGGTCACGAACTGGGGCGCGCTGAACATCCTCGCCGGCCGGCCGAGCCACACCGTCTATCACTGATCTCCGGTCGCGATCGGAACGTCGTCGCAGTCGCCCCACTCGGCCCAGGAACCGTCGTAGACCGACACGTTCCGGTGTCCGAGCAGGGCCAGCGCGAAGGCGTCGAGCGCGGCGGTGACTCCCGAGCCGCAGGTCGTGACGATCGGCCGCTCGAGATCCACGCCCGCGCGCGCGTAGACGTCGCGCAGCTCGGAGAGCGACCTGAACGACGGCGGGTCGCCGCGCAGGTTCCGGTCGTAGGGGACCGATCTCGAGCCGGGTATGTGGCCCTTGCGGCGGGTGTGCTCCTCGCCCTCGCCGCGGAAGCGCTCGGCGGAGCGCGCGTCGACGATCTGCGCGCCGCCGTCGCGCACGATGCGAAGGACGTCCGCCTTGTCGCGGAGCAGCTCCGGCCTGGGCCGGGCGCGGAACTCGGCCTGCGGAAAACCCGGCACCGCCGCGGTCACCGGGCGTCCCTGCGCGACCCAGCCTGCGAAGCCGCCGTCGAGGAGCGAGACGCGCTCGTGTCCCGCGTAGCGCAGCGTCCACCAGACGCGCCCGGCCGAGAAGCCGCCGAGCCGGTCGTACACGACCACGTGATGGGCGCTTCCGATCCCGCGGCTAGCGAAGACGCGCGCGAGCGCATCGGGAGGAGCGACGCTGTTGCGGAGCTTCGCCCCGGCGTCTGCGAGGTCGCTCGAGAGGTCCAGATGGATCGCGCCCGGGATGTGCGCGGCCGCGTACTCGGCGCGCGCGTCGCGCTTCTGCGCGGGCAGGTACCAGCTCGCGTCGATCACGCGCAGGTCTGGATCCGAAAGCCGCGACTCGAGCCAGGCGCCGTCGACGAGCAGCACCACTAGCCTCCCGCAGCGGTCTCGAGCCGCTCGAGGATCTGCCCGTTCCAGCTCATGCGCAGCCGCGAGCGCCCCTTCGCGAGCTCTTCCTGGATCGCCGCGGTGGCGAGCAGCGAGAGCGAGACCGTCGGCTCCAGCCAGGCCATCGCGCGCGACGCGCCGTGCCGCACCTTGCCCCAGCTCTCCGCCTCGTCGAGCGTCGAGCCCGAGAGGCCCCCGTCCGCGGAGACCGCGGTGGTGACCTGGAGCGCGTAGCGGTGGCCGTGGTCGGGCTGGCCGAGCACGTAGCTCGAGACGACCGCGTCGTTGATGTAGTTCTTCGGCACGCCGCCCGCGACGAAGAACGCCGCGGTCGCCGGCGAGCGCGCGACGATCTGGGTCAGCTCGTAGTTGTCCTGGATCGAGCTGATCACGACGCCCGGCTCGTTCGCGACGACGCGGCGGTGGTGGTGCTCGGTCAATCCGATCCCGATCGAGCTGTCGTTCAGCGCGGGCAGGAACATCGGCACGCCGTGCCGCCGGCAGGTCGCGACGATCGAGAGCGGGTCGTCGAGGCGATCGGCGATCTGGTCCATGAACTGCCGGCTCGAGTACGCGCCGGGCGCGAGCTGGTCCGCGATGCGGCCGATCCAGGTGTCGGTGTCGGCGAAGCCGACCTCGTCCACGTAGGTGTCGTAGATGCGGTCGACGTAGAGCTCGCGAAGCGCCGCGTCGTCGGCCTGGACCGAGCCGCGATAGTGCGCCCAGCCGCGCGCCTGGTAGACGTCCTGGTACAGGATCGCTCCGGTCGAGACGACCACGTCGACCAGGTTGTGCTCGACCAGCTCGCGAATCACCTGGCGCAAGCCGCCCGCGATCAGCGGTCCGGCGAGCCCGAGCAGGATGGTCGGCCGATCGGGATCGCGAAGCATCGCCTCGAGCACCTCGTAACACCGTCCGAGGTTGCGCGCCTGGATGCTCATTCCGCCGAGAGCGCGCACGAAGTCGGCGACGCTGCGCGTCTGGCTCGGAGCGAGCGCGCGCACGCGCTGCGCCAGCAGCTCGGACTTGCGCTCGAGCTCCCGCGCGGAGAGCGGCTTCGCCGACCAGACGGCTTCCGAGCTCGGTGTCTCGTGCTTCGCCATCGCCATCCGCCACTCTAGCCGGGCAGACGCGACGAGACGAGCTGCTATCCTGCCGCGCATGCCGTACGAGCCGCGCAAGATCGAAGCCCGCTGGCAGCGCCGCTGGCTGGAAGAGAAGACCTTCCGCACTTCGATCGATCCGAGCCGGCCCAAGTACTACGTGCTCGACATGTTCCCGTACCCGTCGGGCGAGGGCCTGCACGTCGGCCACCCGAAGGGATACGTCGCGACCGACGTGTACGCGCGCTACAAGCGCATGCGCGGGTTCAACGTGCTGCACCCGATGGGCTGGGACGCCTTCGGCCTGCCCGCGGAGCAGCACGCCGTGCGCACGGGGCAGCACCCCCGCGTGACCACGACGCGGAACATCGCGCGCTACCGCGAGCAGCTGCAGGCGCTCGGCCTCTCCTACGACTGGGAGCGCGAGATCGACACCACCGACCCGCGCTACGTGCGCTGGACCCAGTGGATCTTCTGCCGGCTCTTCGACAAGGGGCTGGCCTACCAGGCCGAGGTGCCGGTGAACTGGTGCCCGGCGCTGGGCACGGTGCTGGCGAACGAGGAGGTCCGCGACGGCAAGAGCGAGATCGGCGGGCACCCGGTCGTGCGCGTGCCGCTGAAGCAGTGGATGCTGCGCATCACCGCCTACGCGGACCGGCTGATCGAGGACCTAGATGGGGTCGACTGGCCGGAGCACATCAAGAAGATGCAGCTGGAGTGGATCGGCCGCTCCGAGGGCGCGCGCGTGTTCTTCGCGCTCGCCGACCACCCGGGCGAGTCGATCGAGGTCTTCACCACGCGGCCCGACACGCTCTTCGGCGCGACCTACATGGTGCTCGCGCCCGAGCACCCGCTGGTCGCGAAGATCACCACGCCCGCGCGGCGCGCGGCGGTGACCGAGTACGTCGAGGCGAGCGCGCGAAAGAGCGAGCGCGCGCGAATGGCCGAGGCGAAGACCAAGGGGGGCGTCGACACGGGCGCGTTCGCGACGAACCCGGTGAACGGCGCGCGGATCCCGATCTGGATCGCCGACTACGTGCTCGCCGGCTACGGGACCGGCGCGATCATGGCCGTGCCCGGCCACGACGCGCGCGACTGGGAGTTCGCGCGGACGTTCGGGCTGCCGATCGTCGAGGTCGTGAGCGGCGGCGACGTGACCCGCGCGGCGTACGAGGGTGACGGCGCGGCGGTGAACTCGGGCCTGCTCGACGGCCTGCCGACCGCGCAGGCGAAGGCGAAGATCAGCGCCTGGCTGGCCGAGCGCGGCCTGGGCGCGCGCTCGGTCGCGTACAAGCTCCGCGACTGGCTGTTCAGCCGGCAGCGCTACTGGGGCGAGCCGTTCCCGGTGCTCCATCTGGAGAGCGGCGAGACGGTGCTCGTGCCCGACGCGGAGCTCCCCGTCGAGCTTCCCGAGCTCGACGACTTCAAGCCGCGCGGCGGCTTCGAGCCGCCGCTCGCGCGCGCGCGGGAGTGGGTCGAGGTCGCCGATGCGAAGACCGGGCGAGCGGCGCTTCGCGACACCAACACCATGCCGCAGTGGGCGGGGAGCTGTTGGTACTACCTGCGCTTCTGCGATCCGACCAATGACAGCGCGCCGTTCTCGCCCGAGGCCGAGCGCTACTGGATGAACGTCGACCTGTACGTGGGCGGCGCGGAGCACGCGGTGCTGCACCTGCTCTACGCGCGCTTCTGGCACAAGGTGCTCTTCGATCTGGGCCTGGTGCACACCAAGGAGCCGTTCCAGAAGCTGCTGAACCCCGGCATGATCCAGGGCAAGAGCTACCGGCTGTTCAAGAGCGAGGCCGAAGGCGAGCCGAAGTACTACTCCCGCGCCGACGTGCGCTTCGAGGGCGAGACGCCGGTCCACGTCGGCTCGGGCGCGGAGCTGGCCGAGGAGTGGATCGAGCCCGAGAAGGTGCGCTGGCAGAACGGGCGGGCGCTCGCGCCGGCGGTCGACGTCGACCTCGAGGAAGTGATCGAGAAGATGTCGAAGAGCCGCGGAAACGTGGTGAATCCCGACGACGTGATCGACGAGTTCGGCGCCGACGCGATGCGCCTGTACGAGATGTTCATCGGGCCGCTGGGAAAGGCCGCGCCCTGGTCGACCGACGGAATCCCGGGCGTCGCGCGCTTCCTCGGCCGCGCGTATCGGCTGGTCTGCGAGGAGGACGACGCCGGCGACCGCGCGCGGGACTTCGCGCCGGGACCCGGAAGCGACGCGCAGCGGCGGCTGCTCGCGCGCACGATCGACAAGGTGACGCGCGACTTCGAGGCCCTGGAGTTCAACACCGCGATCTCGGCGCTGATGGTCTTCGTCCGCGACGTGGAGAAGGACGGCCCGGCCACGCGCGAGCTGGTCGAAGCCTTCGTGCTTCTGCTCGCGCCGCTCGCGCCGCACCTGGGCGAGGAGCTCTGGCAGCGGCTCGGCCACGCGGAGTCCCTGGTCCGCGCGCCCTGGCCGGTGGCCGAGCGAGCGCTCCTCGTGCAGGACGAGATCGAGCTCACGGTCCAGGTCGCGGGAAAAGTTCGCGACCGCGTCCGCGTTCCGTCCGACGCCGACCAGGCCACCGCGCTGGCCGCCGCGCTCGCCAGCGAGAACGTCGCCAAGCACGTCGGCTCGGGCGCGCCGCGCCGGGTGATCTACGTTCCCGGCCGGCTGATCAACTTGGTACCTTAGCCGCATGGCCGAGCCGGGCGCGTTCAAGATGCCTTCCGGATGGGAGGCGGTGATCGGTCTCGAGGTGCACGCGCAGCTCAAGACCGAGTCGAAGCTGTTCAGCTCCGCCCCGCACGCCTTCGGCGCGGCTCCGAACACGCAGACCACCGAGGTCGACGTCGGCCTGCCCGGCGTGCTGCCGGTGCTGAACGAGAAGGCGGTGGAGCTGGCCGTCCGGCTCGCGCTCGCGCTCGGCTGCAAGGTGCACCCGGTCTCGGTCTTCGCGCGCAAGCACTACTTCTACCCGGACCTGCCCAAGGGCTACCAGATCTCGCAGTACGAGGAGCCGTACTGCACGGACGGCGCGGTGCCGATCGAGCTCGACGGCGAGACGCGACAGATCGCGCTCACGCGCATCCACATGGAAGAGGACGCGGCGAAGAACATCCACGACGACGCCGTGACCGGCGGCGGCGTCACGCACGTCGACCTGAACCGCGCCGGCGCGCCGCTGGTCGAGATCGTCTCGACGCCCACGATCCACACGCCCGACGAGGCCGGCGCGTACCTGCGCAGCCTGCG from Deltaproteobacteria bacterium includes:
- a CDS encoding HAD family hydrolase; amino-acid sequence: MDARANQLPLAEIDTLFLDAGGTLITMDFGLVARELAALGHACRADALARAEAAARPLISRAVASGGSTEGRDVFSAYVDLVLRRALSLADDARSALVSALVPRIRFPGRSLELWSAVIPGVPAALARLRAAGYRLVVVSNADGTVEEGLTRAGLRPYLHAVVDSHVVGFEKPDPRIFDHALSLFGSDPTRTLHVGDMYAADVVGARAAGLHALLLDPHGDWGEVDCPLTASVPSLASRLLELREAR
- a CDS encoding MBL fold metallo-hydrolase, giving the protein MLRRALGIGIALLACAAFAGESTDVDPLRAPHRNPDGTFFNPWRPFETSFVDFLRWRFSSNAPDKSAAPVLPRVANDGRSLAGMQHSSELTWVGHATVAIHDGDDVVLTDPHFSDRALLPERALPPGVPLEAIPSDAFAVVSHSHYDHLDSWTVENLPASVGWYVPLGMGEFLRERGRDDVTELDWWQSAKRGRWTITCLPSQHWSRRSIGDTNRMLWCAWLLDSGEYTYFFAGDTGYFQGFAAYGREFDPIDVALLPIGAYEPRWFMKDQHMDPAEAYQAFRDLRAKTLVPIHWGTFDLTDEPLDLPPRELDRAVREAGGDPSDVRVLAIGERWHVPKGD
- a CDS encoding DUF393 domain-containing protein, whose protein sequence is MREPPDTVFYDGGCALCHGSVVYLLARDRDGSRFRFAPIGGARFRAELSEAERAGLPDAIAVRTADGRLLVRSAAALRLGERLGGAHRVFARVLALVPAHLRDALYDAIARSRYRVFGRKDEACPVIAPELRGRFDLRP
- a CDS encoding rhomboid family intramembrane serine protease translates to MIPIRDTLHSHRSPLVNYALIALCTIAFVLELRAGADIDALLHDWALVPSRFVSLIARDGLLDSAPYRPLLSSMFLHGSIAHFAGNMLFLWVFGDNVEDRLGHLRYGLFYLAGGVVAGLAHVAASPESIVPTIGASGAIAAVMGAYMLLYPHAHVHTLVIFVFIVRVISVPAVVWLGLWFVFQVIAGAQEASVPGQGGVAWWAHAGGFAFGAAVVLVFGLRAPRAAAAR
- a CDS encoding antibiotic biosynthesis monooxygenase; translation: MVTIGMNYTVLEGKGQIFEDACARVIETMKGIDGHSESRLFKEVGPDARTYLIVSVWASEEAFRAFIASDAFKKVTNWGALNILAGRPSHTVYH
- a CDS encoding sulfurtransferase, with the translated sequence MVVYDRLGGFSAGRVWWTLRYAGHERVSLLDGGFAGWVAQGRPVTAAVPGFPQAEFRARPRPELLRDKADVLRIVRDGGAQIVDARSAERFRGEGEEHTRRKGHIPGSRSVPYDRNLRGDPPSFRSLSELRDVYARAGVDLERPIVTTCGSGVTAALDAFALALLGHRNVSVYDGSWAEWGDCDDVPIATGDQ
- a CDS encoding deoxyhypusine synthase (transforms a conserved lysine residue of initiation factor 5A into deoxyhypusine); translated protein: MRGRIAARLVASARLEWRMAMAKHETPSSEAVWSAKPLSARELERKSELLAQRVRALAPSQTRSVADFVRALGGMSIQARNLGRCYEVLEAMLRDPDRPTILLGLAGPLIAGGLRQVIRELVEHNLVDVVVSTGAILYQDVYQARGWAHYRGSVQADDAALRELYVDRIYDTYVDEVGFADTDTWIGRIADQLAPGAYSSRQFMDQIADRLDDPLSIVATCRRHGVPMFLPALNDSSIGIGLTEHHHRRVVANEPGVVISSIQDNYELTQIVARSPATAAFFVAGGVPKNYINDAVVSSYVLGQPDHGHRYALQVTTAVSADGGLSGSTLDEAESWGKVRHGASRAMAWLEPTVSLSLLATAAIQEELAKGRSRLRMSWNGQILERLETAAGG